The Acidianus manzaensis genome has a window encoding:
- a CDS encoding DUF1404 domain-containing protein translates to MIRYNASSFSWKSFIFPIVLVVAFVNPITESLQFSNPIIYMLDHYALFAAGALIGYKILRTSIIEFLIGIIPAVFWHIPYFFALAAAFLPFRALCEFTLFAGGLLVGAYVPKMSLNVKIASLASYMLADTILSIFFILSYPQYSNVDYSFLQWSPGELPAVGISMFVVMNLILIYSIIKIMKSINLF, encoded by the coding sequence ATGATAAGGTATAATGCTTCATCATTCAGTTGGAAGAGTTTTATCTTTCCTATAGTTCTTGTAGTAGCTTTTGTCAATCCTATTACTGAGTCGTTACAATTTAGTAATCCTATTATTTATATGTTAGATCATTATGCTTTATTTGCTGCTGGAGCTTTAATAGGGTACAAAATTCTGAGGACTTCAATAATAGAATTTCTTATAGGTATAATACCAGCTGTATTTTGGCATATTCCTTATTTCTTTGCTTTAGCTGCTGCTTTTTTACCTTTTAGAGCATTATGTGAGTTTACATTATTTGCTGGTGGATTATTAGTAGGAGCTTATGTTCCAAAAATGTCTTTAAATGTAAAAATTGCTTCTTTAGCTTCTTACATGCTTGCGGATACGATTCTCAGTATATTCTTTATTCTTTCTTATCCTCAATATAGTAATGTAGATTATAGCTTTTTGCAATGGAGTCCAGGAGAATTACCAGCAGTTGGAATATCAATGTTTGTAGTGATGAACTTGATTCTAATATATTCCATTATAAAGATAATGAAAAGTATTAATTTATTTTAA
- a CDS encoding Rossmann-like domain-containing protein, with the protein MKLTDFLVSYAKEKDYEVKNVTIGLNWTCVLSKNCGIALTYKLPLIGEVPNGGNLESFTTGQLAELLYSWNLLEASVGLASINSTIDPSWNFKGNGLEFVLEIAKGKRVVMIGKFPGIEEFKKICSSFIVLELNPYLINPYENILPSTASESVIENSDILIVTSSTIINKSIDRLLELAKKAYKILVGPSTPMSKELLEYVDALAGIKINNPHGMIKKISQGFGMVTPKKLNGDADFIILSK; encoded by the coding sequence TTGAAGCTGACTGATTTTCTTGTTTCTTATGCTAAAGAAAAAGATTACGAAGTAAAAAACGTAACTATAGGGCTAAATTGGACTTGCGTCTTATCAAAAAACTGTGGTATTGCATTAACTTATAAATTACCTTTAATTGGAGAAGTTCCTAATGGTGGAAATTTGGAGTCTTTTACTACTGGACAATTAGCTGAACTATTATATTCATGGAATTTGCTTGAGGCTAGTGTTGGATTAGCTTCAATAAATTCTACAATAGATCCAAGTTGGAATTTTAAAGGAAACGGATTAGAATTCGTTTTAGAGATAGCAAAGGGAAAAAGAGTAGTAATGATAGGTAAATTTCCTGGTATAGAAGAATTTAAGAAAATATGTTCTTCTTTTATAGTTTTAGAATTGAATCCTTATCTCATTAATCCTTATGAGAATATTTTGCCGTCAACAGCAAGTGAAAGTGTTATAGAGAATTCTGATATTTTAATAGTGACATCTTCAACGATAATAAATAAATCTATAGATAGATTACTTGAATTGGCTAAAAAAGCATATAAAATTCTTGTAGGTCCAAGCACTCCAATGTCTAAGGAATTACTAGAATATGTAGATGCTTTAGCTGGTATCAAAATAAATAACCCTCATGGAATGATTAAGAAGATAAGTCAAGGATTTGGTATGGTTACACCTAAAAAGCTAAATGGTGATGCCGATTTTATTATTCTCAGTAAATAG
- a CDS encoding hydrogenase maturation nickel metallochaperone HypA, with protein MHEWSVADAVIRTVINWAEENHVKEVTKVKLGIPSYSFLEVDILKEAFDMMKKDSVLDHAELEIVIKEPTFVCKNCGYEFSSNDVKDQLDTVRSEFGEEYPLHLMPALAPSFLKCPKCGSHDIIVKSQDITIDGIEVKESGTAETVS; from the coding sequence ATGCATGAGTGGTCTGTAGCTGATGCTGTAATTAGAACTGTAATTAATTGGGCAGAAGAGAATCACGTCAAAGAAGTAACTAAAGTAAAGCTAGGAATTCCTTCTTATTCTTTTTTAGAAGTTGATATTTTGAAGGAAGCTTTTGATATGATGAAGAAAGATTCAGTTTTAGATCATGCGGAATTAGAAATTGTGATAAAGGAGCCTACTTTTGTATGTAAAAATTGTGGGTATGAGTTTTCCTCTAATGATGTTAAAGATCAATTAGATACTGTAAGATCAGAGTTTGGAGAAGAATATCCATTACATTTAATGCCTGCTTTAGCTCCTTCTTTTCTGAAATGTCCTAAATGTGGTTCTCATGATATTATAGTTAAAAGTCAAGATATAACTATTGATGGCATAGAGGTGAAGGAAAGTGGAACCGCTGAGACAGTTAGCTAA
- a CDS encoding P-loop NTPase: MEPLRQLAKEKLSGRKIFAVMSAKGGVGKSIFSAIFSLVLSEKEDVTLIDMDIHTMASSKLFGFEGKLHEVSKNGIEPFNIGRLNLISLSGVVKNNYVILPGGNQSSVMESLISFSNLKGNVVFDMPPGLGDELLVLEKLANNYSPLVVTTPSKVSIKVVKYLLDYIEKEKGKKNVSLVVNMAYFNCDDKIVKPFGSVNYDELKYEGYSFDKIVEIPIDPKIEDYIGRIQDYSGEIKEKIKNDFLK; this comes from the coding sequence GTGGAACCGCTGAGACAGTTAGCTAAGGAAAAATTGTCTGGCCGAAAAATTTTTGCTGTAATGTCAGCTAAAGGCGGAGTAGGAAAGAGTATATTTTCAGCTATTTTCTCTTTAGTTTTATCTGAAAAAGAAGATGTTACACTAATTGATATGGATATTCATACTATGGCTTCATCTAAACTCTTTGGCTTTGAAGGGAAATTACATGAAGTGAGTAAGAATGGAATAGAGCCTTTTAACATAGGTAGGCTGAATTTGATAAGTTTAAGCGGGGTAGTTAAGAATAACTACGTAATATTGCCTGGAGGTAACCAATCTTCAGTTATGGAATCTTTAATATCTTTTAGTAACCTTAAGGGGAATGTAGTTTTTGATATGCCACCAGGTTTAGGAGATGAATTGTTAGTTTTAGAGAAATTAGCTAATAACTATTCTCCTTTGGTTGTTACTACTCCATCTAAAGTTTCTATTAAAGTTGTTAAGTATCTTTTAGATTATATAGAAAAAGAGAAGGGTAAAAAGAACGTATCATTAGTTGTCAATATGGCTTATTTCAACTGTGACGATAAGATTGTAAAACCATTCGGTTCTGTTAACTATGACGAATTAAAATACGAAGGATATAGTTTTGATAAGATAGTTGAGATTCCTATAGATCCTAAAATAGAAGATTACATAGGGAGAATTCAAGATTATAGTGGAGAAATAAAGGAAAAAATAAAAAATGATTTTCTTAAATAA
- the hypF gene encoding carbamoyltransferase HypF, whose translation MKAFRIIISGIVQGVGFRPFIYRIAVRNNLKGYVRNLGGSEVEIKIIGKDDDLIGKFFSELFSNLPPSAKIEKMIVEESGIEDLSEFKILSSGNKIHEISEIPPDLSICDDCLKEVLDKNNKRRYYYAFNSCAFCGPKFSILYKVPYDRENTSMRDFPLCKDCTNEYYDPNNIRRFDAQGISCSICGPKLFLETIYGEKIDGDPISLTAKLIEEGNIVAIKGIGGFHIAVDPFNDDVIIKLRERKKRPQQPFALMGISTEVIKKYAEVSETEEYLLNSPERPIVLLKKKDNSSISKLISPGLDRNGFFLYYTGLHYLLLNQLKDKISIMTSGNKHGIPMCTDEECVRRELNGIVDYVLYHNRKIVNRVDDSVLRVSNGRIMMLRRGRGYAPTWIRLNREINYPVIAVGAELQNAGAIGFKDKVIPTQYIGDTDKIETLNNLEKYIKYFLNVYSLTPKIVIADKNPSYQSVKLATKLSQEYSAELIQVQHHFAHALSVASENGIEEGVAITIDGIGYGDDGNAWGGEVIKFDGIKYSREFHLEYVPYPGGDINALKPERMLAIFLSRILTFDEISKFVKLDSRELRVIEHQLKEKTLMTSSTGRFLDAISAFLGVCNKRTYEGEPAIKLEAFSKGKLLDFEFDLRNDEIITEKAFEWLIQNKDKDGRDLAYTIQYKLGKALVKTALKLNPEKILVSGGASVNEIILKGIMENSEGVEVITPNKVPAGDGGIALGQVFYSSFIES comes from the coding sequence GTGAAAGCTTTTAGAATTATAATATCTGGGATAGTTCAAGGAGTAGGATTTAGACCATTTATATATAGAATTGCAGTAAGGAATAATCTCAAAGGATATGTTAGAAATTTAGGTGGTAGTGAAGTTGAAATAAAAATTATTGGGAAAGATGATGATTTAATCGGAAAATTCTTTTCTGAACTATTTTCAAATTTGCCTCCATCAGCAAAAATAGAAAAGATGATCGTTGAGGAAAGTGGCATAGAAGACTTAAGCGAATTCAAAATTTTATCAAGTGGAAATAAAATTCATGAAATTAGTGAGATTCCTCCTGATTTATCCATATGCGACGATTGTTTAAAAGAGGTATTGGATAAAAATAACAAGAGAAGATATTACTACGCTTTTAATAGTTGTGCTTTTTGTGGTCCAAAATTTTCAATTCTATATAAAGTTCCATATGATAGAGAAAATACTTCTATGAGAGATTTTCCATTATGCAAGGATTGTACGAATGAATATTATGATCCTAATAATATAAGGAGATTTGACGCACAAGGAATTAGTTGTTCAATATGTGGTCCAAAGCTATTTTTAGAAACAATTTACGGAGAGAAAATTGATGGAGATCCTATATCGTTAACTGCAAAATTAATTGAAGAAGGAAATATTGTAGCTATAAAAGGTATAGGAGGATTTCATATAGCTGTAGATCCGTTTAATGACGATGTAATAATTAAATTGAGAGAAAGGAAAAAAAGACCTCAACAACCTTTTGCATTAATGGGAATAAGTACTGAAGTGATTAAAAAATACGCTGAAGTAAGTGAAACAGAAGAATATTTACTGAATTCTCCGGAAAGACCTATAGTATTATTAAAAAAGAAAGATAATTCGAGTATTTCAAAATTAATATCTCCAGGATTAGATAGAAATGGATTCTTTCTTTACTATACTGGATTGCACTATTTGCTTCTTAATCAGTTAAAAGATAAAATTTCCATAATGACGAGTGGAAATAAGCATGGAATTCCAATGTGCACTGACGAGGAATGCGTAAGGAGAGAACTAAATGGAATAGTAGATTATGTTTTATATCATAATAGGAAAATTGTAAATAGAGTAGATGATAGCGTTCTTAGAGTATCGAATGGTAGAATAATGATGCTTAGAAGAGGAAGAGGTTACGCTCCTACTTGGATTAGGCTAAATAGAGAAATTAATTATCCAGTTATTGCTGTTGGAGCTGAATTGCAGAATGCTGGAGCTATAGGTTTTAAAGACAAAGTTATCCCTACGCAGTATATTGGAGATACTGACAAGATAGAAACGTTAAATAATTTAGAAAAATATATCAAATATTTTCTGAATGTATATTCATTAACTCCTAAAATAGTGATAGCAGATAAGAATCCCTCATATCAAAGTGTTAAGTTAGCTACAAAATTATCTCAAGAATATTCAGCCGAATTGATTCAAGTTCAACATCATTTTGCTCATGCTTTAAGCGTTGCGTCAGAAAATGGAATTGAGGAGGGAGTAGCGATAACAATTGATGGAATAGGATACGGAGACGATGGTAACGCATGGGGTGGAGAAGTAATAAAATTCGATGGAATTAAGTATTCAAGAGAGTTTCATCTGGAATACGTTCCTTATCCTGGTGGAGATATAAATGCTTTAAAACCTGAAAGAATGTTAGCAATTTTCCTTTCTAGAATATTAACTTTTGACGAAATAAGTAAATTTGTAAAATTAGATAGTAGAGAACTAAGAGTTATAGAACATCAGTTAAAAGAGAAAACGCTTATGACTTCTAGTACAGGCAGATTTTTAGATGCAATATCGGCGTTTTTAGGAGTATGTAATAAAAGAACTTATGAAGGAGAGCCTGCAATAAAGCTTGAAGCATTTAGTAAAGGTAAATTATTAGATTTTGAATTTGACTTGAGAAATGATGAGATTATTACAGAAAAAGCTTTTGAGTGGTTAATTCAGAATAAAGATAAAGATGGTAGAGATTTAGCTTATACTATTCAATACAAATTAGGTAAGGCTTTAGTTAAAACTGCATTAAAATTAAATCCAGAAAAAATTCTAGTTTCTGGTGGCGCATCAGTAAACGAAATTATACTTAAGGGTATTATGGAGAATTCGGAAGGCGTAGAAGTTATTACTCCGAATAAAGTTCCTGCAGGTGATGGAGGAATAGCGCTAGGACAAGTATTTTATTCATCGTTTATTGAAAGTTAA
- a CDS encoding hydrogenase maturation protease: MAVKVIGLGNRLYGDDAIGSITAECIGALDAEANGFQALTFIQKDDIVIFIDAMMMNEEFGMFKIDINNLEDIEIKDPHRLSPIQIMSLAIKSENAPKEAYILGIKPEKMDWPGISKEVLNRIDLALHKYEEFLKKFGIIIDIDKTIQCIKEKSDKPWI, encoded by the coding sequence ATGGCTGTCAAAGTTATAGGACTAGGGAATAGACTTTATGGAGATGATGCTATAGGCTCAATAACAGCAGAGTGTATTGGAGCATTAGATGCAGAAGCTAATGGATTCCAAGCACTGACTTTCATTCAAAAAGATGATATAGTAATTTTTATTGATGCTATGATGATGAATGAAGAGTTTGGCATGTTCAAAATTGATATAAACAATCTAGAAGATATAGAAATAAAGGATCCTCATAGACTATCCCCTATTCAAATAATGTCTTTAGCTATAAAATCTGAGAACGCACCAAAAGAAGCTTATATCCTAGGAATTAAACCTGAAAAAATGGATTGGCCAGGAATATCTAAAGAAGTGCTAAATAGAATAGATCTAGCACTTCACAAATATGAAGAATTCTTAAAGAAATTCGGAATCATCATAGATATAGATAAGACTATACAATGTATAAAAGAAAAAAGCGATAAACCATGGATTTGA
- the hypE gene encoding hydrogenase expression/formation protein HypE, whose product MVDKILLSHGNGGKDTQNILDKYIFSKLPEYLKKTDNGVGLDHPDDGAIVQGKIVIATDSHTINPYFFPGGSIGTLAASGTINDVVMMGAKPLAMLDSIVVSEGFPLDDLDKITTDLINVLKENNISLVGGDFKVMPANSMSGIIINTVGLGIVEKNPIVDNILDGDVIIVTGNIGVHGALIASLQYEIESTLKSDVKPLTKLLKLFNDFPNDIHAARDPTRGGLAATLNEWAQLSNKMIVIEEKEIPIPEEVKSVTQITGLDPLVLANEGVAVLSVNPSASKEIVKELEDLGFEPKIIGKVIQPTNHDNEKLVIVRTEIGGAKILEMPSGDIVPRIC is encoded by the coding sequence ATGGTAGATAAAATACTTTTATCTCATGGTAATGGAGGAAAGGATACTCAAAACATATTAGATAAATATATTTTCTCAAAATTACCAGAATATCTTAAAAAAACTGATAATGGAGTAGGATTAGATCATCCAGATGATGGTGCTATTGTTCAAGGTAAAATTGTCATAGCTACTGATTCTCATACTATTAATCCTTATTTCTTTCCAGGAGGAAGTATAGGAACACTAGCTGCTTCTGGAACTATTAATGATGTAGTAATGATGGGAGCTAAACCATTAGCAATGCTAGATTCTATAGTAGTAAGTGAGGGATTTCCATTAGATGACCTAGATAAGATAACTACTGATCTAATTAACGTTTTGAAAGAAAATAACATATCTTTAGTTGGAGGAGACTTCAAAGTAATGCCAGCAAATTCCATGTCTGGGATAATAATAAATACTGTAGGTTTAGGAATAGTAGAGAAAAATCCTATAGTTGATAATATACTTGATGGAGATGTAATAATAGTAACTGGAAATATAGGTGTTCATGGAGCTCTTATAGCTTCATTACAATACGAAATAGAATCAACCTTAAAAAGTGATGTAAAACCTTTAACTAAACTGTTAAAATTATTTAATGATTTTCCTAATGATATACATGCAGCGAGAGATCCAACTAGAGGAGGATTAGCCGCTACGCTAAATGAATGGGCTCAACTATCAAATAAAATGATAGTCATAGAAGAGAAAGAAATTCCTATTCCAGAAGAAGTAAAATCAGTAACTCAGATAACTGGATTAGATCCTTTAGTTCTAGCAAACGAAGGAGTTGCAGTACTATCAGTAAATCCTAGTGCTAGCAAAGAAATAGTTAAAGAGCTAGAAGATTTAGGCTTCGAACCTAAAATTATCGGAAAAGTAATTCAACCTACGAACCATGATAACGAAAAGTTAGTTATAGTAAGAACCGAAATTGGTGGAGCTAAGATATTAGAAATGCCTTCAGGTGATATAGTACCTAGAATATGCTAA
- a CDS encoding HypC/HybG/HupF family hydrogenase formation chaperone, protein MCWAVPAKVISIDSDVMATVDLGGNTFKKVAIGVENLNKGDYVMVHAGVIIAKLSKEEVIENIKFIADQIRETAEIEGEDPDKAVNEYMSIMSGVLKELEGESNGR, encoded by the coding sequence ATGTGCTGGGCAGTTCCTGCAAAAGTTATTTCGATAGATTCTGACGTTATGGCTACAGTAGATTTAGGTGGTAATACATTTAAGAAAGTTGCTATAGGAGTAGAAAATCTAAACAAAGGAGATTATGTTATGGTGCATGCAGGAGTCATAATTGCTAAGTTAAGCAAAGAAGAAGTAATTGAAAATATCAAATTCATAGCTGATCAAATAAGAGAGACAGCAGAAATTGAAGGAGAAGATCCTGACAAAGCAGTAAATGAATACATGAGCATAATGTCCGGAGTTCTTAAAGAATTAGAAGGTGAATCTAATGGTAGATAA
- the hypD gene encoding hydrogenase formation protein HypD encodes MELPKEIELLFRENSQLAGKLSDEIHKLAPKVTKKTNLDRIKIMNFCGSHEWTTTHYGLRALMPSEVELIPGPGCPVCVTPSSDIENMIKLAMEGYRIYTFGDVFKLPTVNHYKKGEIGSLAEAKALGADVRIVYSFADAIEDAKKDNKQSIFFGVGFETTIPSYAVLFAKDKVPKNLMFYSATKLTAPAAEYAVKIHKASKNTPVSGVIGPGHVSTIIGAIGWDFFPKEYHIPAVVTGFEPIDVLTGILTILKDLYTGNIKYTNLEYKRVVKMQGNTYAQEEIREVFDVVDTIWRGIGAIPKSGMDLKDNLKDKNARLLISNTKPWDYDLPPGCKCNDVTLGTAYPTDCPLFMKACTPARPWGPCMVSMEGACAVWARFGSSQKVLDALKEVK; translated from the coding sequence ATGGAACTTCCAAAAGAGATAGAATTATTATTTAGAGAAAATTCTCAATTAGCCGGAAAACTTTCAGATGAGATTCACAAATTAGCTCCAAAAGTTACTAAAAAAACTAATCTAGATAGAATAAAAATCATGAATTTTTGCGGTTCACACGAGTGGACTACAACCCATTATGGTTTAAGAGCATTAATGCCTTCTGAAGTGGAACTAATTCCTGGTCCAGGCTGTCCAGTATGTGTTACCCCTTCAAGCGATATAGAAAACATGATTAAATTAGCAATGGAGGGCTATAGGATTTATACTTTTGGTGATGTTTTCAAATTACCCACTGTTAATCATTACAAAAAAGGAGAAATAGGAAGTTTAGCAGAAGCAAAAGCGTTAGGAGCAGACGTTAGAATAGTTTATAGTTTTGCTGATGCTATAGAAGACGCTAAGAAAGATAATAAGCAATCAATATTCTTTGGAGTTGGATTTGAAACTACTATTCCAAGTTATGCCGTACTTTTTGCTAAGGATAAAGTACCTAAGAATTTAATGTTTTATTCTGCTACAAAATTAACCGCACCAGCAGCTGAATATGCAGTCAAAATTCACAAAGCAAGTAAAAATACTCCAGTATCGGGTGTTATTGGACCAGGTCACGTGTCAACGATAATAGGTGCAATAGGATGGGATTTCTTCCCAAAAGAATATCATATACCAGCTGTAGTAACAGGATTTGAACCTATAGATGTTTTAACAGGAATTTTAACAATATTAAAGGATTTATATACTGGAAATATAAAATACACTAATTTAGAATATAAAAGAGTAGTAAAAATGCAAGGAAATACTTATGCTCAAGAAGAAATAAGAGAAGTTTTTGATGTTGTAGATACAATATGGAGGGGTATTGGAGCAATACCTAAAAGTGGAATGGACTTGAAGGATAATTTAAAGGATAAAAATGCTAGATTATTAATATCTAATACTAAACCTTGGGATTACGATTTGCCTCCCGGATGTAAGTGCAATGATGTAACTTTAGGAACTGCGTATCCTACTGATTGTCCATTATTTATGAAAGCTTGTACTCCAGCTAGGCCCTGGGGTCCTTGTATGGTTTCTATGGAAGGAGCATGCGCAGTTTGGGCTAGGTTTGGATCATCACAAAAAGTATTAGATGCATTAAAAGAGGTGAAATAA
- a CDS encoding Rieske (2Fe-2S) protein, which translates to MMKENILKLKKNEVPRNSMVEFYFPAQKPWERKPVLIINYKGNFFALEAFCSHNGLSLEDGFITDDGKIVCPWHGSVFDIKSGKVIDGPAKRDLKVYKIEDNGEELIIYD; encoded by the coding sequence ATGATGAAAGAGAATATTCTAAAGTTAAAGAAAAATGAAGTACCTAGGAATTCTATGGTCGAATTTTATTTTCCTGCTCAAAAACCATGGGAAAGAAAACCTGTACTCATAATTAATTATAAGGGAAATTTTTTTGCCTTAGAAGCTTTTTGTAGTCATAATGGATTATCTTTAGAAGATGGATTTATAACTGATGATGGAAAAATTGTTTGTCCTTGGCATGGTTCTGTTTTTGATATAAAATCTGGAAAAGTTATAGATGGCCCGGCAAAGAGGGATTTAAAAGTGTATAAAATTGAAGATAATGGAGAGGAGTTGATCATTTATGACTGA
- a CDS encoding nickel-dependent hydrogenase large subunit has product MSNSNQNNQSNSSQINMVIDPITRVAGHLGLTATVDTTTKQVVNNNAYTYVTMFRGFEVFLRGRQPPDAVHITSRSCGVCGAAHANASVRSNDMALGAVPYPLGQALRNLAYAMTDMIYDHSIILNVLEGPDFSAQVMQTYYPSCWQTAQQTQATYSDIHGFSTIADIMTALNPFQGYLWVNSVKAQILAREAGVLIYGRHSHPPMLIPGGIGTDLSVGESLFTQYMYRLTTLTAWVKVVIAAWMDLANFLIDNCNYQYQGLTYSKPTYISSYGYESPELYSNLGDDYTTIYGNYDSLANKASEGPQTVFRATIVRNGELLSKSFIDLNVAQLEFVNSSYYHNWAHITSPFTETDPAGNKLAWGLSESDGTPYYMYHPWNKTTIPNPIAQNFMDKYSWDAEPRLIWSDGTIWPYETGPWARLHAVAHYHPNSPIVSNGQISITLPAISEIPSWLPSGSQAEWTVEWEPPDYSTTLSRILGRAVDMAAAVYAAWENLEFGLQEFMKNQTSPKTSRQWKQPSFSLGVGQYEVPRGTSRHWMVVKDYSIANYQYQAPTTPNVSPRDDRCNGPWCINGQAIGPFEMSVINTQIMEEVPPSQWVGYDFLRAIRSFDPCLVCAAHFEIKGKVNKVLDHIITPVCNS; this is encoded by the coding sequence ATGTCTAACTCAAACCAAAATAATCAATCTAATTCAAGTCAAATTAATATGGTAATAGATCCTATAACTAGAGTTGCAGGCCATTTAGGCTTAACTGCTACTGTTGATACAACTACGAAACAAGTGGTCAATAATAATGCATATACTTATGTTACAATGTTCAGAGGATTCGAGGTATTCCTTAGAGGAAGACAGCCTCCTGATGCAGTTCATATAACTTCAAGAAGCTGTGGGGTTTGTGGAGCAGCGCATGCAAATGCTTCTGTTAGATCAAATGATATGGCGTTAGGAGCTGTTCCGTACCCATTAGGTCAAGCATTAAGAAATTTAGCTTACGCAATGACTGATATGATATATGATCATTCAATTATTCTAAACGTATTAGAGGGACCAGATTTTTCTGCTCAAGTTATGCAGACATATTATCCATCTTGCTGGCAGACGGCACAGCAAACTCAAGCAACTTATTCTGATATTCATGGATTTTCTACTATAGCTGATATAATGACTGCTCTTAATCCATTCCAAGGATATCTTTGGGTAAACTCTGTAAAGGCTCAAATATTAGCTAGGGAAGCAGGCGTACTAATATATGGTAGACACTCACATCCTCCTATGCTCATTCCTGGAGGAATTGGAACAGATCTTTCAGTAGGAGAATCATTATTTACTCAATATATGTATAGGTTAACTACTTTGACTGCATGGGTTAAAGTGGTAATTGCGGCATGGATGGATTTAGCAAATTTCCTAATAGATAATTGTAATTATCAGTATCAAGGTTTGACTTATAGTAAACCTACATACATATCAAGTTATGGTTATGAAAGCCCAGAGCTTTACAGCAATCTAGGAGATGATTATACAACAATTTATGGGAACTATGATTCTTTAGCAAATAAAGCATCTGAAGGACCCCAAACAGTATTTAGAGCTACTATAGTAAGAAACGGAGAGTTACTAAGTAAAAGCTTTATAGATCTTAATGTAGCTCAACTTGAATTTGTTAATTCATCCTATTACCATAACTGGGCTCATATCACATCTCCATTTACAGAGACTGATCCAGCAGGGAATAAATTAGCGTGGGGATTATCTGAAAGTGATGGTACGCCATATTACATGTATCATCCATGGAATAAGACTACAATACCAAATCCTATAGCTCAGAATTTTATGGATAAATATAGTTGGGATGCAGAACCTAGACTAATATGGAGTGATGGTACTATATGGCCTTACGAAACTGGGCCTTGGGCTAGATTACATGCCGTAGCCCATTATCATCCTAATAGTCCAATTGTATCAAATGGGCAAATTTCAATTACATTACCAGCTATTAGTGAAATACCTTCATGGTTACCTTCTGGATCTCAAGCTGAATGGACAGTGGAATGGGAACCTCCAGATTATTCTACTACATTAAGTAGAATACTAGGAAGAGCTGTAGATATGGCTGCAGCAGTATATGCAGCATGGGAGAACTTAGAATTTGGATTACAAGAATTTATGAAGAATCAAACTAGTCCTAAAACTTCTAGGCAATGGAAGCAACCTTCATTCTCTTTAGGTGTAGGGCAATATGAAGTTCCAAGGGGAACATCTAGACATTGGATGGTTGTTAAGGATTATAGCATAGCTAATTATCAATATCAAGCTCCTACTACTCCAAATGTAAGTCCAAGAGATGACAGATGTAATGGACCTTGGTGTATAAATGGACAAGCTATAGGTCCTTTTGAAATGTCAGTAATAAATACACAAATCATGGAAGAAGTTCCTCCATCACAATGGGTTGGCTATGATTTCTTAAGGGCAATAAGAAGTTTTGACCCATGCTTAGTTTGTGCAGCTCACTTTGAAATAAAAGGTAAAGTAAATAAAGTCTTAGATCATATTATAACTCCAGTGTGTAACTCATGA